A region from the Ichthyobacterium seriolicida genome encodes:
- a CDS encoding collagen-like domain-containing protein has product MNRRIVFYFGFIFLSFLSLDSVSNNFPDKLSYQLVIRKDDKLLREATVSIRISIYSLNGKIENVVYSEAHFNLKTDKNGLASLKIGEGIRAKGFSDLSLSSLEWSKNSYYIKSEIDLSGKNNYDKALVNKSEMLSVPYAFYAADAPKAIVINNLESNSIAIPLSANQGRILKEMIEKKDKGDTGPAGPAGPRGSRGATGLPGAAGAKGETGAAGPRGEAGPKGNDGERGPIGETGPPGPTGPEGKRGPAGKNGVDGKDGAPGAAGPAGKEGPAGATGEQGVAGPQGPPGPEKIIDNLDSDETTSALSAKQGKVLAEMIKSKSPFIKTDTGENIITFSDEEEKSKSSGTKNMLLGIGSKSSSESPSNEIAIGSDAQGKGSNTVVLGNDITKITYLKGQVVLEGYITESKNGTYFDSKTTSKATFFVEKSRALDGTSSAISHDISLYAKHSIATEKKFLATSDKRVKSIKGISDKREDLKKLLNIEITDYTMIDSIESGVKPFKKVIAQQIENIVPEVIDINKGIIPNVYELAKSVKVSIEGSAITTNKAHDFSIGDIVKIIIENEGTKEVKVKAVIGPNTFLIEEVLDSNKKVFIYGKKVDDMRSVDYDGLTTLNISATQAVYEELISTKKKLSDNKKELSVTKEKLSSTQKKLDTLIKALSKSNALSKEDIKVLIK; this is encoded by the coding sequence ATGAATAGAAGAATTGTTTTTTATTTTGGATTTATATTTCTCTCATTTCTAAGTTTAGATTCTGTTTCTAATAATTTTCCTGATAAGTTGAGTTATCAGTTAGTGATTAGGAAAGATGATAAATTATTAAGAGAAGCTACAGTTAGTATTCGCATTTCTATATATTCTTTAAATGGAAAGATAGAAAATGTTGTATACTCTGAAGCTCATTTTAATCTTAAAACAGATAAGAACGGCTTAGCTTCTCTGAAAATAGGAGAAGGGATTAGAGCTAAAGGATTTTCGGATTTAAGTTTATCTAGTTTAGAATGGTCAAAAAACTCTTATTACATCAAATCAGAGATTGATTTGTCTGGCAAAAACAATTATGACAAAGCTCTTGTTAATAAAAGTGAAATGCTAAGTGTCCCTTATGCGTTTTATGCAGCAGATGCTCCAAAAGCAATTGTTATAAACAATTTAGAATCTAACTCTATAGCAATTCCTCTATCAGCTAATCAAGGGAGAATTTTAAAGGAGATGATAGAAAAAAAAGATAAAGGAGACACTGGCCCTGCTGGCCCTGCTGGACCTCGTGGGTCAAGAGGGGCAACAGGGCTACCAGGTGCAGCAGGTGCAAAAGGTGAAACAGGTGCAGCAGGGCCTCGAGGTGAAGCAGGGCCAAAAGGTAACGATGGTGAACGAGGCCCTATAGGGGAAACAGGTCCTCCAGGACCAACAGGGCCAGAAGGAAAGCGAGGCCCAGCAGGTAAAAATGGTGTAGATGGCAAGGATGGTGCTCCAGGAGCAGCAGGCCCAGCAGGAAAAGAAGGGCCAGCAGGAGCAACAGGTGAACAAGGAGTAGCAGGGCCACAAGGTCCTCCAGGGCCAGAAAAAATTATTGATAATTTAGATTCTGATGAAACAACAAGTGCCTTATCAGCTAAGCAGGGTAAGGTTTTAGCTGAGATGATAAAAAGTAAATCACCATTTATAAAAACAGATACTGGGGAAAATATCATAACGTTCTCTGATGAAGAGGAGAAAAGTAAATCAAGTGGCACAAAAAATATGCTTTTAGGTATTGGCTCCAAGTCTTCTAGCGAATCACCTAGCAATGAGATAGCTATAGGAAGTGACGCTCAAGGTAAGGGGTCTAATACAGTAGTTTTAGGAAACGACATAACTAAAATAACATATTTAAAAGGTCAAGTTGTTCTAGAAGGATATATTACAGAGTCAAAAAATGGAACATATTTTGACAGCAAAACAACAAGCAAGGCGACGTTTTTCGTGGAAAAGTCTAGAGCCTTAGATGGGACTAGTAGCGCAATATCGCATGACATTTCTCTGTATGCTAAGCATAGTATTGCAACAGAGAAAAAATTTTTAGCTACATCAGATAAACGTGTTAAGAGTATAAAGGGGATCTCAGATAAAAGAGAAGATTTAAAAAAGCTCCTAAATATAGAGATTACAGATTACACTATGATAGACAGTATAGAAAGCGGGGTTAAACCGTTTAAAAAGGTAATAGCTCAGCAAATAGAAAATATAGTTCCAGAAGTTATAGATATAAATAAAGGTATTATCCCTAATGTGTATGAATTAGCTAAATCAGTTAAGGTTTCCATTGAAGGAAGTGCTATTACAACAAACAAGGCTCATGATTTTTCTATTGGAGATATTGTTAAGATTATAATAGAAAATGAAGGAACCAAAGAGGTAAAAGTAAAAGCTGTTATAGGTCCTAATACGTTTTTAATAGAAGAAGTTTTAGATTCTAATAAGAAGGTTTTTATTTATGGTAAAAAAGTAGACGACATGCGATCAGTAGATTACGATGGTCTTACCACTTTAAATATTTCAGCTACTCAAGCAGTTTACGAAGAACTTATTTCTACTAAGAAAAAACTTTCTGATAATAAAAAAGAACTTTCTGTTACTAAGGAAAAGCTTTCTAGTACTCAAAAGAAATTAGATACTCTAATAAAGGCATTAAGTAAATCAAATGCTCTTAGCAAGGAAGATATAAAAGTTTTGATAAAGTAA
- a CDS encoding biotin--[acetyl-CoA-carboxylase] ligase, translated as MNIIRLKEVNSTNDFLSKMVRDEYLQEWSVVRADYQSQGKGQMSNKWLSDPYKNLLCSILLKPNFLNIGSQFMLNMVVSLGIFKSLSQYVDNVKIKWPNDIYVNSKKIGGILIENTCVSKKITSSIVGIGINVNQEKFDNSLRATSIKKETNTNLDLEFFLEDILSHIRAYYNRLCKSDTLNIYQEYEDSLFQIGENKLYKTPDGDVFSGCIKGIDTSGRLKINTDAGSTLTFSNKEVIFIL; from the coding sequence ATGAATATAATAAGGCTAAAGGAGGTCAACTCTACAAATGATTTTTTGTCGAAGATGGTTAGAGATGAATATCTACAGGAGTGGTCAGTAGTTAGAGCGGACTATCAAAGTCAGGGAAAAGGTCAGATGAGTAATAAGTGGTTATCCGATCCATACAAGAATTTGCTGTGTTCTATTTTGTTAAAACCTAATTTTTTAAATATAGGTTCTCAATTTATGTTGAATATGGTAGTTAGTTTGGGCATATTTAAATCTTTGAGTCAATATGTGGATAATGTGAAGATAAAATGGCCAAATGATATATATGTAAATTCAAAAAAAATAGGGGGAATATTAATTGAAAATACTTGTGTAAGTAAAAAAATAACTAGTAGTATAGTTGGTATCGGTATAAATGTGAATCAAGAAAAATTTGATAATTCTCTCAGAGCTACTTCCATTAAAAAAGAGACTAATACTAATTTGGATTTAGAGTTTTTTTTGGAGGATATACTCTCTCATATAAGAGCTTATTACAATAGACTGTGTAAATCGGATACTTTAAACATATACCAAGAATACGAGGATTCTCTATTTCAGATTGGGGAGAATAAATTATATAAGACTCCTGATGGAGATGTGTTTTCTGGCTGTATAAAGGGCATAGACACCTCTGGAAGATTAAAAATAAATACAGATGCTGGCAGCACGCTCACTTTTTCAAATAAAGAGGTTATTTTCATCTTATAA
- a CDS encoding tail fiber domain-containing protein, whose translation MNRKIAFYFGFIFFSFLSIYSFSNNFPDKLSYQLVIRKDDKLLKESTVSIRISIYSLNGKIEDVVYSEIHWSVKTDKNGLSTLDIGEGIRSQAFSGSKLSDLEWSKNSYYIKSEIDLTGKNNYSNALIKKSQILSVPYAFYAADSPKIDIQNHLSSRSATNALSANQGRILEERKLDKIDIADNFNGEVGKVLSAKKGKELYERVNEHETKIEKHKEELTQQEKDLTEKIAAQKKELTKKIDDEKKELEKKIETEKKYLENKIDDNKTALTTQGDKISAQETKIDAQKVALEGKIFAQKTALENTIAEEKKTLEAKIDAQGTKLGTHETIIKKLDTDLDAQKTDLDAQRKKIETQQKALEAKIDAQGTKLGTHETIIKKLDTDLDAQKTDLDAQRKKIENQEKEIKDLKDGELQVINDLKTSTHEVKKVLSAYQGKVLKDMIEAHKADLTEKIDDNKKVLTKQKEKVDEHEGKLAKYEEKLKNLEKEKLEGVNTLDVSTHDAKKVLSAHQGHKLNEKIAKKLNISDIVNDLNTDSHNPKKVLAAHQGYQLNQMIKTQETALEVKIENQKTALENKISAQETKITNQDTKLGTHEKKITELENGQLQVVNDLELSDHDEKKVLSAYQGYQLKQMIDKKAEKGEKGDQGEIGPAGKEGPAGTPGATGAVGLTGPSGKNGTNGKDGIQGPRGADGARGPAGKNGKDGKDGSPGPPGEQGPPGPAEIIDNLESDKTTSALSAKQGKILEVKKLNKSDIEDNLTSNDANKPLSANQGKELENKKIDKTDIATNLTTDDDKKVLSAKQGKILEVKKIDKTDIVNNLTSDATNKPLSAKQGKILDKKIKEAHTLIKTDTHNNIITKWSGKGSDGTSGGSGQKNTFLGIRSGNEVVSSGSNTAVGYESLKDVTSGSNNTSVGESSLLKNTTGMHNTSIGNSSLKENTSGSYNTSFGSFSLRNNTADFNTSFGYNSLQNNTKGKYNTSVGASSLQNNNNGSHNTSIGISSLQSNNSGSYNTSVGTNSLQKNTEGSFNTSVGMNSLQKNTKGKQNTSVGSFSLQVNTEGSFNISVGTNSLRDNTTGSCNTSVGTNSLRYNTTGSYNTLIGTRSLYNMVKGNNNISIGCHAGNEDNSKHKFTESNNSIFIGNNTKALANKSTNEIVIGHSAVGNGNNTVTIGNSITKTYLGGTVHANGVQLTSDKRIKSIIGISDKESDLKKLLDIEITDYTMRDTNKLGNQHFKKVIAQQIESIVPNIVQKNSGIIPSVYESTKSIETTNDTTSITTKKAHGFSKGDTVKLILDDGKEIFVKVKEIKSTNTFVVKLGNEISPNSVFVYGKEVDDLRSVDYDGLTTLNISATQAIYEELVSTKKKLSANKKELSANKKELSVTKEKLSSTQKKLDTLIKALSKSNALSKEDIKVLIK comes from the coding sequence ATGAATAGAAAAATTGCTTTTTACTTTGGATTTATATTTTTCTCATTTTTAAGTATCTATTCTTTTTCTAATAATTTTCCTGATAAATTGAGTTATCAGTTAGTGATTAGGAAAGATGATAAATTATTAAAAGAATCTACAGTTAGTATTCGTATTTCTATATATTCTTTAAATGGAAAGATAGAAGATGTTGTATACTCTGAAATTCATTGGAGTGTTAAAACAGATAAAAATGGTTTATCTACTCTAGATATAGGAGAAGGGATTAGATCTCAAGCATTCTCAGGTTCAAAATTGTCTGACTTAGAATGGTCAAAAAACTCTTATTACATTAAATCAGAGATAGATCTAACTGGCAAAAATAATTATAGTAATGCTCTTATAAAAAAGAGTCAAATTCTTAGTGTCCCTTATGCATTTTATGCAGCAGATAGTCCAAAAATAGATATTCAAAATCATTTAAGTTCTAGAAGTGCAACCAATGCGTTATCGGCTAATCAAGGAAGAATTTTAGAAGAAAGAAAATTAGACAAAATAGATATTGCTGATAATTTTAATGGAGAGGTTGGTAAAGTTTTATCAGCTAAAAAGGGGAAAGAACTTTATGAAAGAGTAAATGAACATGAAACCAAGATAGAAAAACACAAAGAAGAATTAACTCAACAGGAGAAAGATCTAACAGAAAAGATAGCTGCTCAGAAGAAAGAGTTAACAAAAAAGATAGATGATGAGAAGAAAGAATTAGAAAAAAAGATAGAAACCGAAAAGAAGTATTTAGAAAATAAGATAGACGATAATAAAACAGCCTTAACAACTCAGGGCGACAAGATATCTGCTCAGGAAACCAAGATAGATGCTCAGAAGGTAGCTTTAGAAGGCAAGATATTTGCTCAGAAGACAGCTTTAGAAAATACGATAGCTGAAGAGAAGAAAACTTTAGAAGCTAAGATAGATGCTCAGGGGACTAAATTAGGAACCCACGAAACAATAATTAAAAAGTTAGATACAGATTTAGATGCTCAGAAGACAGATTTAGATGCTCAAAGAAAAAAGATAGAAACCCAGCAAAAAGCTTTAGAAGCTAAGATAGATGCTCAGGGGACTAAATTAGGAACCCACGAAACAATAATTAAAAAGTTAGATACAGATTTAGATGCTCAGAAGACAGATTTAGATGCTCAAAGAAAAAAGATAGAAAACCAGGAAAAAGAAATTAAAGATTTAAAGGATGGAGAGTTACAAGTCATTAATGATCTAAAGACTTCAACTCATGAAGTTAAAAAAGTTTTATCAGCGTATCAAGGAAAAGTCCTTAAGGATATGATAGAAGCTCATAAGGCAGATTTAACAGAAAAGATAGATGATAATAAGAAAGTGTTAACTAAACAGAAAGAAAAGGTAGATGAACATGAAGGTAAATTAGCAAAATACGAAGAAAAACTTAAAAATTTAGAGAAGGAGAAACTAGAAGGTGTAAACACACTAGACGTTTCAACTCATGATGCTAAAAAAGTTTTATCAGCGCATCAAGGACATAAACTTAATGAAAAAATAGCCAAAAAATTAAATATATCTGATATTGTAAATGATTTAAACACAGACTCTCATAACCCTAAAAAAGTTTTAGCAGCGCATCAAGGATATCAGCTTAATCAAATGATAAAAACTCAGGAGACAGCTTTAGAAGTTAAGATAGAAAATCAGAAGACAGCCTTAGAAAACAAGATATCTGCTCAGGAAACCAAGATAACTAATCAGGATACTAAATTAGGAACCCACGAAAAAAAAATTACAGAGTTAGAGAATGGGCAACTACAAGTTGTAAATGACCTAGAACTTTCAGATCATGATGAAAAAAAAGTTTTATCAGCGTATCAAGGATATCAGCTTAAGCAGATGATAGACAAAAAAGCAGAAAAGGGAGAGAAAGGAGATCAAGGCGAGATAGGACCTGCTGGTAAAGAAGGCCCCGCTGGAACCCCAGGCGCTACAGGGGCAGTAGGTCTAACTGGTCCCTCTGGTAAAAATGGTACTAACGGGAAAGACGGCATCCAAGGTCCTCGAGGAGCAGATGGAGCAAGAGGCCCAGCAGGTAAAAATGGTAAAGATGGCAAGGATGGTTCCCCAGGCCCCCCTGGGGAACAAGGTCCTCCAGGGCCAGCAGAAATTATTGATAATTTAGAATCTGATAAGACAACAAGTGCCTTATCAGCTAAGCAGGGGAAAATACTAGAGGTCAAAAAATTAAATAAATCTGATATAGAAGATAATTTAACCAGTAATGATGCTAATAAGCCCTTATCAGCTAATCAGGGGAAGGAACTAGAGAACAAAAAAATAGATAAAACTGATATTGCAACTAATTTAACCACTGATGATGATAAAAAGGTCTTATCAGCTAAGCAGGGGAAAATACTAGAGGTCAAAAAAATAGACAAAACTGATATTGTAAATAATTTAACCAGTGATGCTACTAATAAGCCCTTATCGGCTAAGCAGGGAAAAATACTAGATAAAAAAATAAAAGAAGCACATACGCTTATAAAAACAGATACTCACAATAATATTATAACTAAATGGTCTGGTAAGGGTAGTGATGGAACTAGTGGAGGTAGTGGTCAAAAAAATACTTTTTTAGGTATAAGATCTGGTAACGAAGTAGTTAGCTCAGGTAGCAACACAGCTGTTGGTTATGAATCCCTAAAAGATGTCACCTCTGGAAGTAATAACACTTCAGTTGGTGAATCTTCTCTCCTAAAAAATACTACTGGGATGCATAATACTTCAATTGGCAATAGTTCTCTAAAAGAGAATACTAGTGGCTCATATAACACTTCTTTTGGCTCATTCTCTCTTAGAAATAATACTGCCGATTTTAACACTTCATTTGGCTATAATTCTCTCCAAAATAATACTAAAGGCAAATATAATACTTCTGTTGGTGCGAGTTCTCTCCAAAACAATAATAATGGCTCACATAATACTTCAATTGGCATAAGTTCTCTCCAAAGCAATAATAGTGGCTCCTATAATACTTCAGTTGGCACGAATTCTCTCCAAAAGAATACTGAGGGCTCCTTTAATACTTCAGTTGGCATGAATTCTCTCCAAAAGAATACTAAGGGCAAACAAAATACTTCTGTTGGCTCTTTTTCTCTCCAAGTAAATACTGAGGGCTCCTTTAATATTTCTGTTGGCACGAATTCTCTCCGAGATAATACTACTGGCTCCTGTAATACTTCAGTTGGCACGAATTCTCTCCGATATAATACTACTGGCTCCTATAATACTTTGATAGGGACACGTTCTTTATATAACATGGTTAAAGGAAATAATAATATATCTATAGGATGTCATGCTGGCAATGAAGATAATTCAAAACATAAATTCACGGAATCAAATAATTCTATTTTTATAGGGAATAATACTAAGGCGTTAGCAAATAAGAGTACTAACGAGATAGTTATAGGGCATAGTGCGGTAGGAAATGGAAATAATACTGTAACCATTGGTAATAGTATTACTAAAACTTACTTAGGAGGAACAGTTCATGCAAATGGCGTACAACTCACTTCTGATAAACGTATCAAGAGCATAATAGGCATATCAGATAAAGAATCAGACCTTAAAAAACTTTTAGATATAGAAATCACGGATTACACTATGAGAGATACTAATAAACTGGGTAATCAGCATTTTAAGAAGGTAATAGCTCAGCAGATAGAAAGTATAGTTCCAAATATTGTACAAAAGAATAGTGGTATAATTCCTAGTGTCTACGAATCAACTAAATCAATAGAGACTACAAATGATACTACATCAATTACTACAAAAAAGGCACATGGATTTTCTAAGGGTGATACAGTAAAACTAATTTTGGATGATGGCAAAGAGATTTTTGTCAAAGTAAAAGAGATAAAAAGCACCAATACTTTTGTAGTAAAGTTAGGAAATGAAATATCTCCAAATAGCGTGTTTGTATACGGTAAGGAGGTAGACGATTTACGATCAGTAGATTACGATGGTCTTACCACTTTAAATATTTCAGCTACTCAAGCAATTTATGAAGAGCTTGTTTCTACTAAGAAAAAACTTTCTGCCAATAAAAAAGAACTTTCTGCTAATAAAAAAGAACTTTCTGTTACTAAGGAAAAGCTTTCTAGTACTCAAAAGAAATTAGATACTCTAATAAAGGCATTAAGTAAATCAAATGCTCTTAGCAAAGAAGATATAAAAGTTTTGATAAAATAA
- a CDS encoding S9 family peptidase has product MKHTINSVVKTTVVFYDKRTISTFLLCIFLTFFSLLSHSQKKDISLEDIFKNNILKAQRIGNIHNMKNVRKYTLANEKGTSIDVYNYGDTEKEYSIFDANNFSEINNFSEYFFSEDEKLILLSTDQERIYRHSRLAKHFIYNISDKTIEALSQEKEIAPKFSPDGKKIAFVRDNNIFVKTLNTKLETQITFDGKKNSVINGIADWVYEEEFSFVRAFKWSNDSRKVAFIRFDEANVLEFSMDIFGKGTYPTQTKIKYPKAGSENSKVSVHVYDLEKSKTFKVDLSDYTDFYVPRIYWTSENDKLCVLVMNRHQNKIDFLFVDTDQKRQEVVFVDTDLSYIELEMDVFFLPDNSFIWPSDRSGWNHLYLFENKNKKIRQITSGDWEVTKFYGYNSGQIYYQSTRDDEGNEGINRHVYSIDISGNNNKRLSKNTGVNRAFFSSDFTHFINEYSSVDIPYSYDLYNNKGEFIKKIKDNKELENNLKDYKISKKSIFTIKTDGGYDLNASMIKPYNFDSKKMYPVLFDVYGGPGSQKVSNSWKNDLWHQFLSQKGFIVVSVDNRGTGFKGRDFKKITYKKLGKYEIEDQIYAAKYFRELPFVKRDNIGFFGWSYGGYMASLAITKGADVFSTAIAVAPVTSWYFYDTIYTERYMGLPKENIRGYEDNTPFKYLDNFKGKYLLIHGSADDNVHYQNSMTMVEHLVQKNKQFDLFVYPDKNHGIYGGNTTLHLFTKITDFILNNLK; this is encoded by the coding sequence ATGAAACACACTATTAATTCAGTTGTGAAGACAACTGTTGTCTTTTATGATAAGAGAACTATTAGCACATTTTTGCTATGTATTTTTTTAACTTTTTTTTCTCTTTTGTCTCACAGTCAGAAAAAAGATATCTCATTAGAAGATATTTTTAAAAACAATATTTTAAAAGCGCAGAGAATAGGGAATATTCATAATATGAAAAATGTCAGAAAATATACTCTTGCAAACGAGAAGGGCACTAGTATAGACGTTTATAATTACGGCGACACTGAAAAGGAATACAGCATTTTTGACGCTAATAATTTTTCAGAGATAAATAATTTTTCTGAATACTTTTTTAGTGAAGATGAAAAATTGATTCTTCTGTCAACTGATCAAGAGCGTATTTATCGTCATTCTAGGTTAGCTAAACACTTTATATACAACATATCTGATAAAACTATAGAAGCTCTTTCTCAGGAAAAAGAGATAGCTCCAAAATTTTCTCCTGACGGTAAAAAGATAGCTTTTGTGAGAGATAATAATATTTTTGTAAAAACTCTAAATACTAAATTAGAAACACAAATTACTTTTGACGGCAAGAAAAACAGTGTTATAAACGGCATAGCAGATTGGGTATATGAGGAAGAGTTTTCTTTTGTAAGAGCTTTTAAGTGGTCTAATGATAGCCGAAAAGTTGCTTTTATACGTTTCGATGAAGCTAATGTACTAGAGTTTTCCATGGATATTTTCGGTAAGGGGACCTATCCAACACAGACCAAAATTAAATATCCAAAAGCTGGAAGTGAAAATTCAAAGGTCAGTGTACATGTATATGATTTAGAAAAATCAAAGACTTTTAAAGTGGACTTAAGTGATTATACAGATTTTTATGTCCCTCGCATATATTGGACTAGTGAAAATGACAAATTATGTGTTTTGGTTATGAATCGTCATCAAAATAAAATAGATTTTCTCTTTGTAGATACTGACCAAAAAAGGCAGGAAGTGGTTTTTGTAGATACTGATCTGAGTTATATAGAGCTTGAGATGGATGTGTTTTTTTTGCCAGACAATTCTTTTATATGGCCTAGTGATAGAAGTGGTTGGAATCATCTTTATTTATTTGAAAACAAAAACAAGAAGATCAGACAGATTACAAGTGGAGACTGGGAGGTGACAAAATTTTACGGTTATAATTCTGGTCAGATATACTATCAATCTACTCGAGATGATGAGGGTAACGAGGGAATAAATAGACATGTATATAGCATTGATATTTCAGGGAATAATAACAAGAGATTATCTAAAAATACAGGTGTGAATAGGGCATTTTTCAGCAGTGATTTTACTCATTTTATAAATGAATATTCTAGTGTGGATATTCCCTATAGTTATGATTTATACAATAACAAAGGTGAATTTATAAAGAAGATAAAGGATAATAAGGAATTAGAAAATAACTTAAAGGATTATAAAATATCTAAAAAGAGCATTTTTACTATAAAGACAGATGGAGGTTATGATTTAAATGCTTCTATGATAAAACCATATAATTTCGATTCTAAAAAGATGTATCCAGTTCTTTTTGATGTGTATGGAGGTCCAGGTTCTCAGAAGGTATCAAATTCTTGGAAAAATGATTTATGGCATCAGTTTTTGTCTCAAAAGGGATTTATAGTTGTCTCTGTAGATAATAGGGGCACGGGTTTTAAGGGCAGAGATTTTAAAAAGATAACTTATAAAAAACTAGGCAAATACGAGATAGAAGACCAAATATATGCTGCTAAATATTTTAGAGAATTGCCCTTTGTAAAAAGAGATAATATAGGTTTTTTTGGATGGAGTTATGGTGGATATATGGCATCTTTGGCCATCACCAAGGGGGCTGATGTCTTTTCAACGGCTATAGCTGTTGCTCCTGTTACGAGTTGGTATTTTTACGATACTATTTATACCGAGAGGTATATGGGTCTTCCAAAGGAGAATATTAGAGGATATGAGGACAATACTCCTTTTAAATATTTAGATAATTTTAAGGGTAAGTATCTTTTAATTCACGGTTCTGCCGATGACAATGTTCACTATCAAAACTCTATGACGATGGTCGAGCATCTAGTTCAAAAGAATAAGCAATTCGATTTATTCGTATATCCTGATAAAAATCACGGAATATATGGAGGCAATACAACTCTTCATTTATTTACCAAGATAACAGACTTCATATTGAATAATTTGAAATGA
- a CDS encoding isocitrate dehydrogenase (NADP(+)) yields MKKIQVANPIVELDGDEMTRVIWNLIKEKLIFPYLDLNIKYYDLSIQKRDETNDQITIDSAQAIKKYGVGIKCATITPDESRVKEFGLKEMWKSPNGTIRNILDGTVFREPIVIKNIPRLVPSWTKPICIGRHAFGDQYRATDVVIKGKGKLTMSFKSEDGGEDKTWEIFDFNNGGVAMSMYNTEDSIYGFAHSCFNVAITKKWPLYLSTKNTILKKYDGRFKDIFQEVYAEYKDKMDSIGITYEHRLIDDMVAYCLKCEGGFIWACKNYDGDVQSDTVAQGFGSLGLMTSVLTTPDGKIVESEAAHGTVTRHFRRHEKGEATSTNPIASIFAWTKGLLHRAKLDDNQELKDFCNTLEQVCIETVESGKMTKDLALIIHGKSLTEKHYLTTEDFLSELEKNLKSKF; encoded by the coding sequence ATGAAAAAAATACAAGTAGCCAATCCAATCGTAGAATTAGACGGAGATGAAATGACTAGAGTTATTTGGAATCTCATAAAAGAAAAACTGATTTTTCCCTACCTAGACTTAAACATAAAATATTACGATTTGAGCATCCAAAAAAGAGATGAGACAAATGATCAGATAACTATAGATTCAGCCCAAGCCATAAAAAAATACGGTGTAGGTATAAAATGTGCTACTATTACTCCAGACGAGAGTAGAGTAAAAGAATTTGGCTTAAAAGAGATGTGGAAATCTCCAAATGGTACTATTAGAAATATATTAGACGGCACAGTTTTTAGAGAGCCTATAGTAATCAAGAACATCCCGCGTCTGGTTCCGAGTTGGACAAAACCAATCTGCATTGGAAGACACGCATTTGGAGATCAGTACAGAGCTACCGATGTGGTAATAAAAGGTAAAGGCAAATTGACCATGAGTTTTAAATCAGAAGATGGAGGGGAAGATAAAACATGGGAAATATTCGATTTTAATAATGGCGGTGTGGCTATGTCTATGTACAACACAGAGGATTCTATTTATGGTTTTGCACATTCTTGTTTTAACGTTGCCATAACTAAAAAGTGGCCTTTATACCTATCTACTAAAAACACTATTCTAAAGAAATACGACGGCAGATTTAAAGATATCTTCCAAGAAGTTTATGCTGAGTACAAAGATAAAATGGATAGTATTGGAATCACATACGAGCACAGACTTATAGATGATATGGTAGCCTACTGCCTAAAATGTGAAGGAGGTTTTATATGGGCTTGTAAAAATTACGATGGAGATGTACAGTCCGATACAGTTGCTCAAGGATTTGGATCATTAGGATTGATGACTTCAGTATTGACTACTCCAGATGGTAAAATAGTAGAATCTGAAGCTGCACACGGCACGGTAACTAGGCATTTCCGCAGACATGAAAAAGGGGAAGCTACTTCTACCAATCCTATAGCATCTATATTCGCTTGGACTAAAGGACTTTTGCACAGAGCAAAATTGGATGATAATCAAGAATTGAAGGACTTTTGTAATACACTAGAGCAAGTATGTATAGAAACCGTAGAAAGTGGCAAGATGACCAAAGATCTAGCTCTTATAATACACGGAAAATCTCTGACAGAAAAACACTACCTGACCACAGAAGACTTTCTATCTGAATTAGAAAAAAACTTAAAATCTAAATTTTAA